From Enhydrobacter sp., the proteins below share one genomic window:
- a CDS encoding TIGR03617 family F420-dependent LLM class oxidoreductase, which translates to MEFDVMTRATTWQNVADLARRVEAAGFSGMLFTEGHQVPWMNIAAASLAAPSLHFSTGIAIAFARSPMVSAEIAWELAQNTGGQFRLGLGSQVKAHIERRYAGTFDKPAPQMKDYVLAVKACLKAFRREAPLEHDGPYYRMNLLPEQWTPPRHGHEDVKVDISAVGPIMVRVAGEVADGVHVHPMHSMHYIDNRLLPGVAEGARRAGRDPKEIDLIVPVIVAAGDTPEERAKPIEEAKTTIGFYGATPNYAFQFDDLGHTGLRDRLRDALRANDTARTQALITDEILDQFAVVARWDDVADRMIERYRGIASRLVIYLASHWREIDARTLGRWGEVARAVRKAS; encoded by the coding sequence ATGGAATTCGACGTCATGACGCGCGCGACGACATGGCAGAACGTGGCCGACCTGGCGCGCCGCGTCGAGGCGGCGGGCTTCTCCGGCATGCTGTTCACCGAGGGTCACCAGGTGCCGTGGATGAACATCGCCGCCGCCTCGCTCGCCGCGCCCTCCCTGCATTTTTCGACCGGCATCGCCATCGCGTTCGCGCGCAGCCCGATGGTCTCCGCCGAGATCGCCTGGGAGCTGGCGCAGAACACCGGCGGGCAGTTCCGGCTGGGGCTCGGCAGCCAGGTCAAGGCGCATATCGAGCGGCGCTATGCCGGCACCTTCGACAAGCCGGCGCCGCAGATGAAGGACTATGTGCTGGCGGTGAAGGCCTGCCTCAAGGCGTTCCGCCGCGAGGCGCCGCTCGAGCACGACGGCCCCTACTACAGGATGAACCTGCTGCCCGAGCAATGGACGCCGCCGCGTCACGGCCACGAGGACGTCAAGGTCGACATCTCCGCCGTCGGCCCCATCATGGTCCGCGTCGCCGGCGAGGTCGCCGACGGCGTGCACGTCCATCCAATGCATTCCATGCACTACATCGACAACCGCCTGCTGCCCGGCGTCGCCGAGGGCGCGAGGCGCGCCGGGCGCGACCCGAAGGAGATCGACCTGATCGTGCCGGTGATCGTCGCCGCCGGCGACACGCCGGAGGAGCGCGCCAAGCCGATCGAGGAGGCCAAGACGACGATCGGCTTCTACGGCGCCACGCCCAACTACGCCTTCCAGTTCGACGATCTCGGCCACACCGGCCTGCGCGACCGGCTGCGCGACGCGCTGCGCGCCAACGACACGGCGCGCACCCAGGCGCTGATCACCGACGAGATCCTCGACCAGTTCGCCGTGGTCGCGCGCTGGGACGACGTCGCCGACAGGATGATCGAGCGCTACCGCGGCATCGCCTCGCGGCTGGTGATCTACCTCGCCTCGCACTGGCGCGAGATCGACGCCCGCACGCTGGGACGATGGGGCGAAGTGGCAAGGGCGGTGCGGAAGGCATCCTGA